The Methylomonas sp. UP202 DNA window GGCGCGGTACAACGTTCGATCTGATACTGCAAACACGGCCGCGACCTGGCGTTGTAATACGCGTCCTCGCACTGACGTACCGGAAAAATCTTTTGCAACAACTTCAAGGTTTCCTTGACCGCGCTGGCGCTAGGGTAAGGACCGAAATAACGGCCGCGCCGCTTCTTGGCACCGCGATGAAAGCTCAGTTGCGGGAAGTCGTGAAAACTGGAGATAAACACATAGGGATAGGATTTATCGTCGCGCAGACTAATGTTATAGCGCGGCTTGTGGCGCTTGATCAGCTGGCTTTCCAGCAACAAGGCCTCGCCCTCGGTATGCGTCACGGTAACTTCGATCGCGGCGATCCTGGCAACCATCGCCTGTTGCTTGGGCGACACCGCGTTACCGCGAAAATAGCTCGACACCCGGTTTTTCAGGTTCTTGGCCTTGCCGATGTAAATAATCTCGGCGTTGGCGTCGAGCATGCGATAAATGCCCGGCCGTTGCGTCAAGGTCTTTAAGAAGGCCTTGACGTCGAAACCGGACAGGTCGGCGCTCTCGGTCACGGCGCTTCGGCTAACAAGCGTTTGACGGTTTGAAAGATCTCGGCGAACATCGCCACGCTCAAGCGATTGGTTTGCACGTTGTAACGGCTGCAATGGTAAGAGCTGACCAAGGTGTTCCCGTCCGGCAGCTCAAAACACACGTGATGTGCGAATTTGACGGTATTGGCCTTCAAGCCGTAAGCGCGCAAAACCGCCTGATGAGCGATATTGCCCAGCGCCAGGATGACCGAATGCGCCGGCAGCGTTTTCACTTCCTCGGCCAGATACGGATTGCATTGTTTGATTTCGTCGCCGGTCGGCTTGTTTTGCGGCGGTAAACACTTAACTGCATTGGTGATCCGACAGTTCGTCAACACCAAGCCGTCCGTCAAGTTTGCCGACTCCGCTTGGTTGCTGAAACCGAAATCGTGCAAGGCCCGGTACAGCAGCAAGCCGGCATAATCGCCGGTAAACGGCCTGCCGCTGGCATTGGCGCCGTGCATGCCCGGCGCCAGCCCCACCACCAGCAAACGCGCTTGCGGATCGCCGAACGGCGCCACCGGCCGCGCGTGGTAATCGGGATGTTGACATTTGACGTCGTCGAGAAAAGCGGCCAAACGCGGGCAGAGGCGGCAATCCTGATTAAAGTATGCGGAATCGGACATAAAGATTTCGGTAATGGAAAACCCGCCGATTTTACCGGAGAGCGGCCGGTTTTGCGCTGA harbors:
- a CDS encoding uracil-DNA glycosylase, with the protein product MSDSAYFNQDCRLCPRLAAFLDDVKCQHPDYHARPVAPFGDPQARLLVVGLAPGMHGANASGRPFTGDYAGLLLYRALHDFGFSNQAESANLTDGLVLTNCRITNAVKCLPPQNKPTGDEIKQCNPYLAEEVKTLPAHSVILALGNIAHQAVLRAYGLKANTVKFAHHVCFELPDGNTLVSSYHCSRYNVQTNRLSVAMFAEIFQTVKRLLAEAP